The following are encoded together in the Planococcus antarcticus DSM 14505 genome:
- a CDS encoding homoserine dehydrogenase: MVHKLAFIGFGVVGQGLAEILLSKKEALKQDEDFEAQIVAISDLMKGSIYQPNGLDIALVLKTLKETGNLEDYPQTMGLIKGWDSLTTIRQSNADTIIEVSYTDVKTGQPAINHCKSAFENGKNVVMTNKGPVALAYKELSGIAEQNGVAWGFEGTVMSGTPALRMPVATLAGNDITEIRGILNGTTNYILTKMETAGVTYEEALMEAQDLGYAEADPTSDVEGYDARYKIVILANYVMKAPLTVEEVLCKGISSITSKDIEEAKKEGKRWKLLAKVRKEGTGVIASIAPEKVELTDPLASITGAINAITYETDLLGSVTLSGAGAGKVETGFSLLIDLITIAREKQTVKL, encoded by the coding sequence ATGGTTCATAAATTAGCATTTATAGGATTTGGTGTAGTTGGACAAGGCTTGGCTGAAATTCTTCTCAGCAAAAAAGAAGCCTTAAAACAGGATGAGGATTTTGAAGCGCAAATTGTGGCGATTTCTGATTTGATGAAAGGCTCTATTTATCAACCGAACGGCCTTGATATCGCTTTAGTTTTAAAAACGCTGAAAGAAACAGGCAATCTAGAAGATTATCCTCAAACAATGGGGCTGATTAAAGGGTGGGATAGCTTGACGACCATTCGTCAATCCAATGCAGATACCATTATCGAAGTATCCTACACGGATGTGAAAACGGGTCAGCCTGCGATCAATCATTGCAAATCAGCATTTGAAAACGGAAAAAATGTGGTGATGACCAACAAAGGCCCTGTCGCTCTTGCGTATAAGGAACTTTCGGGAATTGCTGAACAAAATGGAGTCGCCTGGGGATTTGAAGGCACAGTGATGAGTGGAACTCCGGCACTCCGGATGCCGGTCGCAACGCTTGCCGGGAATGACATTACGGAAATACGCGGTATTTTGAACGGAACGACAAATTATATTTTAACGAAAATGGAGACGGCAGGCGTCACTTATGAGGAAGCCTTGATGGAAGCGCAAGATTTAGGATATGCCGAAGCGGATCCGACCAGTGACGTAGAAGGCTATGATGCCCGATATAAAATTGTCATTCTAGCGAACTATGTGATGAAAGCTCCGTTGACTGTCGAAGAAGTTCTGTGCAAAGGAATTTCAAGCATTACATCAAAAGATATTGAAGAAGCCAAAAAAGAAGGGAAGCGCTGGAAGCTTTTAGCGAAAGTACGTAAAGAAGGGACTGGAGTCATCGCTTCGATTGCTCCAGAGAAAGTGGAGTTGACTGATCCATTGGCATCGATCACGGGCGCTATCAATGCAATTACTTATGAAACGGACCTTTTGGGTTCTGTGACATTAAGCGGAGCCGGAGCCGGAAAAGTAGAGACTGGCTTCTCGTTATTGATTGACCTGATAACGATCGCCCGCGAAAAGCAAACAGTAAAACTATAA
- a CDS encoding M20 metallopeptidase family protein, giving the protein MAEHHLVVRQANSIAGKLIEWRRTFHRFPELSFQEFGTSHYIAETLQEIDGIKVDTGIGVETSVIGTLTSGEGPTIAIRADIDALPIEEENDTDYRSQNPGVMHACGHDAHSAILLGTATILAKQFEEKGLKGTVKFIFQPAEECIDEEGMSGSPYLVQAGVYDGVDVAIALHMCPWLPVGEVQIHDGYSMANVDVFQAKIKGTGGHGAYPELGTDPTWMLGPVLQALHGIVSRKVPPLEAAVVSIGQIHAGTASNIIPTEVEIEGTIRSYSSEIRELLSNEIEKAFSVTEKLGGEYSLEIQKGEPALVNNPAVNDRFLKAIHETYPDLRITKKPFGMGGEDFGYVTHKLPGSMFFLGSALPNEVQRDLHTPFFDIDESCLPKGVAILVQTALNFLTEEKSIIGK; this is encoded by the coding sequence ATGGCAGAACATCATCTTGTCGTTAGACAAGCCAACTCCATAGCAGGCAAATTGATCGAATGGCGGCGGACGTTTCATCGGTTTCCTGAACTCAGTTTTCAAGAGTTCGGTACCTCCCATTATATTGCAGAAACTTTACAGGAAATTGATGGCATCAAAGTAGACACTGGAATCGGTGTAGAGACGAGTGTTATTGGAACCTTGACTTCCGGAGAAGGACCGACGATCGCCATCAGAGCGGATATCGATGCACTTCCCATAGAAGAAGAAAATGACACCGATTATCGCTCACAAAATCCGGGTGTCATGCACGCTTGCGGCCACGATGCGCATTCGGCAATTTTATTGGGAACAGCTACAATTTTGGCGAAGCAATTTGAGGAAAAGGGACTCAAAGGCACAGTCAAATTCATCTTTCAGCCGGCGGAAGAATGCATAGACGAAGAGGGCATGTCGGGCTCTCCTTATTTGGTACAGGCCGGAGTATACGACGGAGTGGATGTGGCTATTGCACTTCATATGTGTCCGTGGCTGCCTGTCGGAGAAGTGCAGATCCATGATGGCTACAGTATGGCGAATGTCGATGTTTTTCAGGCGAAAATCAAGGGGACTGGTGGACACGGTGCTTACCCGGAACTTGGAACAGATCCGACATGGATGCTGGGACCTGTTTTACAGGCGTTGCATGGAATTGTTTCACGCAAAGTTCCGCCTTTGGAAGCCGCTGTAGTCAGCATCGGTCAAATTCATGCCGGAACAGCAAGCAATATCATACCGACTGAAGTAGAAATCGAAGGGACAATTCGCAGCTATTCTTCCGAAATCCGTGAGTTATTGTCAAACGAAATCGAGAAGGCATTTTCAGTCACAGAAAAATTGGGTGGTGAATATTCACTGGAAATTCAAAAAGGCGAGCCAGCATTGGTCAATAATCCAGCAGTTAATGACAGGTTTCTGAAAGCGATACACGAAACCTATCCTGATTTACGGATCACCAAAAAGCCGTTTGGCATGGGTGGGGAAGATTTTGGTTATGTCACACACAAGCTGCCCGGCTCCATGTTTTTCTTGGGGAGCGCTCTCCCGAACGAAGTTCAGCGAGATCTTCATACACCGTTTTTTGACATCGACGAAAGCTGTCTGCCAAAAGGTGTTGCAATTCTTGTGCAAACAGCACTCAATTTTTTAACAGAGGAAAAATCAATTATCGGCAAATAA